Below is a window of Pogona vitticeps strain Pit_001003342236 chromosome 9, PviZW2.1, whole genome shotgun sequence DNA.
CTTGCTGCAGCCTATAGAGAGTGAACTGGAGCAAGAATAAGGCATGGTCTGGAAAGAGCTTCAGGTCTTTGTAAaagtttgtgtatgtgtgagagagaaaaaaacaactgaaagtgaGGAAAGACTAGCATGACATGTGTATGTACATTTTTCTAGGATGCAAAAAAAGGAGGGTCTTGTAACCATGGGAATAAATACTCTATTCCAGCTTAGCTGTGATCTGGGGGATCTGCTAGCTTTCTATAGTCCCCAAGTGTGAATtatgcagagcttgggaaaaggtGTGTTTGTGGGTAGTTGGcaacaactcccaggattccccagTGGTCCTCCtcactgtgggattctggaagctgtaatctaAAAAATGTAATTGTTCCCAAGCTTTGGGGTTACGTTTCTCTGTTATCCCTAGAGGTGTGTAAGCCCATCTCATCCTGCCACTCAACTTCCATgcatttgccaagaaaactgaatattggtttctccttttccctgtaTTCAGCGCTGTGCCTCATAGTTTCCAAGAAATCACTGCCCTTTCTGGGGAATCTGTGTGTTTTGGCAGGGAAACCCCCAGAACATCACTTGGGTGTCACCCTGAGATAGGTCTGTTGGGGGAATAACACATCAGCAACCCTTCTGCCACAGCCCTGCCTCTTCAACAAACTCATCAGTTTGTCCAGCCAAGCCAGCTTGGTATGCAGTAGCTCCATGGCATTGGGGGACTGCAGATGGTTCCACACTATGTGGGTTTGTGTAATTACACAGCTGTCCTGGCATTCTGTTCCCAGGGAGTTTCAGCATCCTGTGGAGAAAAAGACCCCCTGCAACTTACTGCGCCTTCTTTATACCTGTTAGTCGGAAGACTTGTTACATGTATAGGCCAGCCAACTTGGTTATGGAGCCTTGCAGGCCCGAGctcagaaatgttacattttggcaCTATAATTGCCAGGGCACTCAGCCGGCATGCTCCATGGCCATGTTGCCCcatactggctgggagattcttggAGTTGCGCAAGGGGAAAAATACTTCTCCAAgattgggggggaggaaaagtattttaaatagcaGCTAAACCATATTCTTAACATGTGAGATCACATCTACCTTTATGATGAGATGCGTCTTCCTCCTGGCCTTTTACTTATCAGAAGGCCTGCTGCAATGACCAACATCCTTATTCACAGCATCCTCTCTCCCTGCTTGTTACTGTTGTTTAACGTTTTGTCAGTTTCTTGGAGAGGAGTTGAAACCTCCGATTCTGATTTGAAAGCCATCAAGATCTGATGAGTCAAGAACTTTGGGATGTTTCAGATGGGACTTCTGAAAGGGTGCTGGGGGAATAGGATGGAAGAAGCTCTTCTATCCCCTTCCTCCATTCTGCCCCCTGTTTATGCTAGTGTCTCAAACTTCTCATAGAAACTTAAGCTTTTGAAATTCTTTAGTGACCTGATGTGATGTATACTCTTGCCTTGTATCAGATGGTTGCATCTTTGGCTCTGCTTTATTTGTGTAATACTTCTGGTGTGTATCTGTGGATGAGCACATGGAATAAAAGGTCTTTTCCCCCATGCATGGGTCCTGTGTCTTCTGATGCAgagcttctttttctgtttctttcccaatTGCCTTCCCTTCCCCTACCCCcaaaattcaaagcaaaaaaggaagtTTGTGACCATGTAAGCTGCCAGTTATTGAATTGGTGGCCTCTTAATGAAGCAAAGCTGTGGAATTATGGATTTTTGCCTTCCCGAAATAACCTGTGGCCCCAGTGGCTTGGAAACCCTTGGAGATTCTTTGGAATGGTTAAGAGCCATGTCAGATAATGTACACTTTCCCTGCCTGTACTTTTAAATGGAGATATGAAGACCTACTGCTGTTTGGGCAGAAattacaatatactgtattggccaaaatcaaagcaaaaagtgctgcttatatagtgcttcaagcactctctgggcggtttacaagttaattgtgcaggctacactgTTGCTTGgcctagtaaatcacactagagcacCACTGAAtctgaggatttggtgagtcaactccgtagatcccattgattcaaatggactgcAACTTAATTTGGCATTGTAAATTGCATTTGAAATCAGCCCATTTCAATCTGaaatgtatggaggagttgattcattcAATTTCCATTGACTCGGTGGGTCAACTGTAGtgttactacactaagcaacaggattttggccattgcacTCTGTGGAATTTCTCTAATGGTTCTCTTTTTTAAGGGAACATTATTGGCATTTCTTTCCTCTAGACATTTACTTTCCTCACTTTCTCCTggttgatttttcaggatgttggGGGCTTTCAGGATTGGAGACTTCCCTTTTAATGTTCCCTGTAAATATTCCCTGCATCTAAAAAGAAGATTGGACCAGTGACTGAGCAGGAAAGCATTAGGATCGCACTGGTTGGGAAGCCAGTGGTGATTGGATCACAGATCATCCCCTCCAGTTATGGATATGTAAAAAGGAACAAGGCAAGAGCTGTATTTGCCATGGGGGCTAGTGAAAAATTAACCAAGACAGTTGATCAGCTGAGATAATTTTTAATCATGAGACCATAGTAGATTTTCTTACAACCTTGTGCACTCTGTCTGCTCCAGTTCACgttctgtttatttgttcatCGGCTTTCTTCCAGAGAGCCTTGCCAGATCAGGCCAAAAGTTCGTCTAGTCCTACATGATGTTTCTCGTAGCAGGAAAAAGATAACTTTCGCAAGCTGAACCTAAAGAAAACAGTCTTCCCCAGCTGTCTCGTTCACCTTCCATTCCCAGCAACCAACATTGAGGCGATAACATGCTTTTGAATGTAGCGGAATACCTGGATCACATTGTTGGTTTATCTGGCCCAATATTATCAAATGACTGGTAGTAGCTTCCAAGGGTTCCATCAGGATTCTTTCTTACCCCTAGCAGGAGTTCCCTGATTGTCTTCCATCAGCACAGTATCTAGAGCTGAGCCTCTGGTCATGTGCCATCCATGTTAGGTTGATTCCAACCTAATGGCAACTCTTAAGGAGTCCTCTCTCAATGCCACCTCAGTAAGTTTCAGTGACTGAGTATGGATTTGAACCTCGGTGTTCTGAGTCTTGGCCTCAGatccatccactacaccagtggttcttaacctttttgaaagaaacacccccttgagccattgaggaagttatcatcgcccccctccctgcggtgatgatatttatttatttatttgtttatttatttaagacacttaaatccaatgacccctgaaaataaaattaaattctaagaaaatgaaatgccccccaaaaagtaacatttaatgatttagttgcaagtgaattttaagacgcaaaaagaaatataaaaagggccataaaaacaaattcaggaactaaaaatttcaagacaaaaagtctgaaactaaattaaaattggaggaaaatactatatattcatgcacaatgtaaaaaggctgcagccatcttcacagctttggcttgctccagcgcccccctactgccccccttctgctctagcgcccccacaccgccccttttcgttctaccgcccccctgaaaaatgaaatcgccccctggggggcattatcgcccacgttaagaaccactgcattacataCCTCTGTTCTTGCACACCCACTGCTTCAAGTGCTCCTGTTGCCTCTCAATTTTTAGAAGCTTCTTCATTACAATTTACTGCATTGCTTCCTTTTCTTAAGCATTCTTAGCTTCTGCAGGCGGTATAGGATCAGTGCAGATTGCATGGGATGTTGCATTCCGTTACAGTGGCTTCCTCTCATTGTCGTTTACTAACGATAAATACATACCTTATGATTTTATTGTTCAGCTCCCAGCATTTCTCACCGTGGGCTATgctggctgatgggaattgttgcCCCAACATCTACAGGGCAACACATTTCCCACACTTGATCTAGTCCTTCCCGTACCATGTGCATATTCCTTTGATATCTTTTAAGACATCCTCCACCATCAGAGGTGATATAATTAGTAAATCCCTCCCaacacatacattttttttttaaagtagcgtTTCCAAACTAGAAAATCTTTGAAAGTCTTGCCATAACTTTACCTCCCCAAGGATTTCCTTTAACTTTGTAATTAGATCATCACTGAATGCTGTTCTTCATCTTGCCAGCTGCGGTTCTGTCCCTTGCCATCCAGGCTGTGACAGCAAACAGCTATTTTCTCACTGTTTGACATACCTCTTAACCTGCCTCTCAGAATTGGCTTGTTGCTTCTTTCGAATGTTGCCACTGGAGAGATAATTTTGTTTCCTGTCATTACTAATTGCAAGTCGGAactgttgtctttttaatggtgTGCTGGGATGTCTTGAACCTCTGGTGCATTAATCTATTGCATTCAAAATCAATTCCACAGTGATCTAGCAAGATCAATTTATAATTTGGGTGATGTTGTTTTAGCATTAGGCTGAAATGTATAGCAGCAACTTTTTCTGGTACAGTATTAAGAATACAGTACAAGGTTTTTGACAAGGATATCCCAAACCTGCCTGTTCATGGCatgtgttgttcttgttattgctgctgttatgtgccgtcaagtcacttctggcttttggcaaccttatgaatgagcaacctcccaaatgtcctgctcagctcttgtaatgttcaagcctgtggttcctcggtccatctcatatttggtcctcctccttttcctgctgtcttccacctttcccaccattattgtctttcccaaagAATTCTgacttctcataatgtgcccaaagtaggacagcctcagttttaactgttttgcctccagagatagttcaggctggatttgatctaagacccacttgtttatctttctggcagtccagggcatctgcaaagctctcctccagcaccacattttattCCCAGGTTTGCCAAGTGAAAAATTTCAgccagatttcttttctttcttatttcactgtGGGAGGTAGGAGGCGAATTTTGAAAAGTAGAGGAGAGGAAGGTTTAAGCCATCCCCTGGCCCTGGTGTGTTGGTTCTGACTGAGATCAAGGCTTTCACTGAATGGAATGGAAATGATTCTTGAACTGTGTTGTATATAAGTAAGGAACACTCTTTCTGTGAATACAGTTGGGATGGGGAACCATTAGCCTTCTGCTCGCTTTGGTCTGCTGCTCCCATCAGTGCTACCCAGTATGGCCAATGATTAAGGGCCTTGAAGCAGTCTACAGTCCAAAAAAATCAGGAGGGCCAAGGACTCTGTAAGTAAGTATTCAGccgcagagccagaagttggcagtttgattccctgccGTGCCTTGGAGGAGAGCCAACCGATGTGGTCTTGGCACTCTCTGTGGTCCcacagcacccccagaagaagggaattggaaaccacttctgaatgtagttctgaaaagggttgccatgaatcagaacCGGCTCGAAAGCACATAATCGTTATTAATTCCCAATTAGTCACACATGGGATTGCATTGCCTGTTGTTAAGTGAACCAAGTGGAACATTTTAGATGTTAAAAGTTAAAGTTTAAAAAGAGATTGAAGAGTAGCCTAATTAACAAAAGATCCTTTTtagtgtgtgttatgtgccatcatgtagACTCTGATGTATGGTACCCTAGCAGGGTATCAGAAGTACGTGAGattaaggaatggttttgccaACACCCTCATCCCCCTCAATGAGTTTTCACAGCCAAGGAGGAATTTGAACCTCCTGATCCCAGTGCCATAATCTATTAACTACACTACATTGGCTCCCATTGCTCAGGAGCGGTTTATCATTCCTGTCTTCTGGGAGCAGTCTACTtggcagcttccccaaggctatgcaggcttctcctggaaggcacagtggggaatcgaattcctgACCAAGTGCTCATGCTCAGCGGGTTGTCCCGCCAAATTTAGTAGCCTCTTCCAAACCATGTGACTTGAGACTACATCTGCTCTTTAtcaaatgtaccgtatttttcgcaccataagacgcacttttttcccacaaaacggggtgaaaagtctgtgcgtcttatggagcgaagaaaacagattatattttcctgttttcttctcctaaaaattggtgcgtcttatggaaaggtgcgtcttatggagcgaaaaatacggtacttctgcTAGATATTCCCTTGCCAGCGCTTGGAAAAAGTTCCCTTttggactgctgctcccagaGTCTGTTGGCCATCCAGGCTGGGGAATTTTGATCCCAAAGTATTACAAACAAAATATGACATCAAATTCTTGTTTGTCAGTGTTTGGTTCTGGCCAAGTCATATTGGGGGAAGGAACTTTTAAGAGGAAAAGATGTCCATATGCTGTTCCCTTGCTAGTGCTGTTACCTCTGGAAGATAAGAAAAGAAGATGTAGATTGCTGATTAAAGAGTCTCcttgttttactttatttagcTTTTAGAAAGGCTATTCAGATTAAAACCATGATTCTTATAAACCAAGAGAGTCAAGATAATAAtgcttagggggaaaaaaagagtatcTGGGGAATTCTTGTTCCGGCAACAGTAGGACCGCAAACCTGTGCTCATTTATCAGGGAACAGGTTTTTCATTCAATGTAATTCATGGCTTACTTGTAAGTAAACATATGGTATATCCTAACAGGAGATAAAGGTGGCATATGGTGCCATCCAGAACTACACTTTGCATTTAGTTTGATGGTAGCTCCCAGGAAGAGATCTGTCTAAATTTATAGCTATAAGAAAAAGGAGACTTTTGCAAATAGGTGGCACCCTGGTCCTGCAAGCAATGTGATATTACTTAAGAGCTTCCTCCAGTAATATTCTGGATCCAAGCATTATAACTAAAGACCTTGGCATAGATGCCAGGTTCCAGGGGCTCAGCACAAGGGAAGCCCCCAAAAGATACAATGCCCTGGAGTTCGCCATCACAGATAAGAGGTCCTCCAGAGTCTCCCTGTGGAAAGAAGAGCATAATTGGTTAATTAAATTAACAATtgctatcccacctttctcccaaaactggGCAGATCACAAGAAGATTAAAACCTGATACAGAGAAAATCACAAACATTCATAAGGTCTCAATTGAGCCCTAACTGAAGTAGGGCTGCGGAAGCAATAACTGAATTATAAGCCAAAACTTAAGGTAAATCTTGATTTATTGGATCTACTGTAGTTGAGGCCACCAACTGgtttagggcactggttcttaaccttgggttactcaggagttttggactgcaactcccagacgccttcaccaccaaatgtgctggctggggtttttgggagttgcagttcaaaaacatctgagtaacaaaggttaagaaccactggtttagggcacTAAGTCGTAGGTCCGTGTCCTGTTCAATAGTTGCAGATGTGGAGTTTGAAACATGGACAGCTGCGATGGCGATCTGACAAGTTACTAGGTACATGGCTGGCATCTCTTCACAGTTGGCTTATAATCTCCAAAAGACTGGTATGTCAAGGGTGGAAATGTAAACACCCATCTTTCAACAATCAAATCTCATTAATTTAGTTACTCATATATATGAACTTCCACCAATGCCAACTCCAAACAAAATCTTTTTCAGGCGTGTGGTTAGTTTATATCAATGTACACATCTCACACATTCCTTCCGTCCTATGGCCACCAAGAAAGTACAGTATTAAGAAATGTCTAGCTATTACTTCGGCTGTAAAAAGACTGGCCCAAATATTTTGTTACTTAAGGGAGAAGAGCAAACGACACCACCTTATCCCCACCCCCTGCTGAGGTACCTAAAGCCGGACAAGTTATTTCtgcacatacataaatacatacatacacacacacatacacacacagttcacacttgacagcacataacaatttttaatacttttaaatcttgcttcatttattttaattgttggttGATTCTAAATTTTATGTATGCTACCTTAGGTGCCACTAAGGGAGAAATGTGGGAcagaaaatcaaataaacaaacaaacatccctaGCCCAGGTCCATGTCCATGGATCCGTGAATATATTCCTCAGAGCCACATAacctcctctttcttccctgCCCACCACTGAGTCTCCCACATGTGGCTGACCCCTGTGAGAAACAGTGGCCATTATAAGGAGAGCTCAGAAGTCACCGGCTGCCATTGACAGGAGATGACTTTGCTCCGAGAATTTCTATAGCAACATCTGTTGTTATTCTTTCTTCCACAATCCGTGGAATCATGGCAGCCATTTGTAGAGTCCACTAAGACGACTCCCCGCCCACATGCAACACATTTCTGGCTGCTTTGTTGTTCATTTGTAAGCATGTCCGTTCTGTCTTTGTGAATACATCTTACAGCTGGAATTCGGACCCTGCTGAGCACCCTCAGGACGTCTTGTCCTGGGTTCAGTACTCGGGAAAACGGCTGTTTTGAATAACAACTCCCAGGGTCCCCCAGCAGTGGCCACGCCAGCTAGAATGTTTGGGCAGCCATTGCGGGAAAAAACTCTAATGAAGCGGAGTTATTGGTGAACAGAACTCTCTTTCTCAGGGACCCTGTCCACAGAGGAGACCGCCTTACCCGGCACGAATCCTTGCCTCCTTCCAGGACTCCTGCACAAAACGTGTGGCAACTTCCTTCCCACCATGGGTAAGCAGCCTCACACACTGCGCCGTTGAGGATCTCAATGTCAACACAGTATGGAACATGGGGGTACGTCTCTGAAAGCCAAAAGGAAGATCTAGTAAGACGCGTGTGAAGGTCCAGTTTTTCAGGGGATACATTTGAAGAAAGAGAGATGTTGCTTCAATAATGACAGCAGTACCAACAGTGACAGCTTGCCCTCGAATGGTGATGATGGGGTCCTGCTTCTGGACAGCTGGGTCTCAGCAGCGAGGTCTTAGCAAGCTGAGACTGGTACCAGCAAATGTATATGCAGCCAGTAGGCAATCCAGGCAGGGGGAATCCAGAAGCAGACTCAGAAGGCAAAGCAGAGGCCAAGCTACAACAGTCCTACCAGCAAGCAGGTAAATCAAGGGAGGATGATACAGCAGCATTTCATAGTCTACAACTGGTCAAGTTCAAATAAcggtactgtggtgcctcgcaagataaatgccttgcaggagaaaaaactcacaagacaaatggttttggcaatgggggttgatgactcgcaagacaaatgttcctatggccgtgcttcgcaagacaaatgttttccgttttttgttcctgcctcatgtttgctgatttttacatgtttttctatgatgtttaaaaagttaaagttttttttaattgaaatttttgaaatcatctgcaccatatgtatggctttaaagagcacttcataaaccaaatttgactttgttctgactttttttgcccataggaacgcattaattagattttaatgtattcctatgggaaaacgcgtttcgcaagacgaatttttcgcaagaaaacattaaccgtggaacaaattaaattcaccttgcgaggcaccactgtagttgaaacaCCAAGTCATACACAACATAAGGTCAGACATCGTCAGATCATCACAAAAAAGAGAATTGAGCAATGTAGGAACTGCTGAAGTCCTGAGCACAATGTTTGCAGCAGCTCATGCAGTCTGGAACGAAGATTTTTTTGCAGCTGTTGGGATCCCACCTAGGCTCAGCTGGAGGCAACAAAATATCTCTcaatatcagtttcatactaaatattgattggctcttggatgtaCGTTACATTTACCTGCAGTAATTTATGACTTCTGTTGTTTTAGGGttctgttgtaaaaattcctcaggagacagaaaacagacaccaagcttggtcaaagaggagagagagagagatttgggtgGGTAGCGtttgaaaatttttaaaatcaagatggagagaaaaaaatattaaatataaaggtgAAAGAACATGGCAGAGGAATGACATGTTTTAATGTAGGGAATATCGACAGTTTTTACCTTTAAGCCTTGTAATGAGAGATGGGCTGTTATTAAGAGGAATGAATATCTGCTAACCAGTCACTAGCAGGTTGGGCCCCATGTGAACGTTTCTTCTTTCATGCCTATGAAACTAGTTTAAGATAAGGGTGAGTATATGTATggctcttccagatgttgctggatgacAAGGTCCATCGTTCCCTGTCATTAGATATATTTTCTGATGGAAATTTCACCCTGACAAAATCTAGCAGGCCACAAGTTGTCCACTTTGAGCTTATTGGGTGACCTAATCCTTCAGAAAGCCCTCTCAAGACTTCAGGTCCAACCTGCCCACTTCTCTCACCAGGCACAGAAGGACTTTGAGCCTGGCCTATGGATTCCACCCAAGCCCTGGTGAAGAAGAAAACCACATGGCAGCATCCAGGCGTGGTTCCTACCTTCTGGCGTCGTGATGGAGCCCCAGCCCATGACCTTGCAGGTCGTTCCCACAGGGGAAGGCTCAGTGGGCAAAGCGATGGGGCGAATGTAGTCATTATAAACAACAGAGCTATTCAGCTGGATCAACATGATGTCATCATCTGCTTTTGTGCATTCAGGGTCTCTGGGACACTCGACGGTGTAGGAGGGATTCGAACAGCAGTTATTGTCAGGGCAACAGACGATATCCGCACCAACTCTTAACTGCTCATCCCCTCTTGGATTTTCTCTGTTGTGCACTCCAAACCTTAATTggatctcacctctggaagagaAACGGAGAAGGTCTTAGATGGATTTCAGGTAGATGGAAGCCTAGCTACACCTCTGTATGGGACATACATGTAATCCACCCGATGCTGTTGCACTCCTAACATGCCCTAACCATTGACTAGGCTGGGTAGGGCTGCTGGGAGCTGAatgccaacaacatctggagggccatgttGTGCCCACTCTGGATCTATTCCTTCTGTAGTGTGTGCTAAAAGCAGgtttaatttttcctttattccAATCTTCCAAGTGTTGGTCACCATTTCTGCAGTAAGAGATGGTGCCATTCCCTACAAGAGACAAACAATGATTTTTAATTATGCATTATGATGAAGTCAGTTTTTCACCATTGGCCATG
It encodes the following:
- the LOC110089097 gene encoding gilatoxin, with protein sequence MGLTRLRTFFLLLTLSFVSAGRNRIIGGEVCSESEHPWLVLLYNANGPYCSGILLNNNWVITAAHCYIRGEIQLRFGVHNRENPRGDEQLRVGADIVCCPDNNCCSNPSYTVECPRDPECTKADDDIMLIQLNSSVVYNDYIRPIALPTEPSPVGTTCKVMGWGSITTPEETYPHVPYCVDIEILNGAVCEAAYPWWEGSCHTFCAGVLEGGKDSCRGDSGGPLICDGELQGIVSFGGFPCAEPLEPGIYAKVFSYNAWIQNITGGSS